The DNA region TTGCCCATGGAGTTCGCTGTTGAAGCACAAAAACTCTTGGGAGTCAGTTTGGAGGGTTCCGTTGGTTAATTCACTTTTATCAATTAAAGATTTGCATGCAAAAGTTCCAGGCAAAGACATTCTCAAAGGGCTCAATTTAGAAGTTAAGCCTGGCGAAGTTCACGCCATCATGGGCCCCAATGGTTCCGGAAAAAGTACACTTGCTGGTGTTTTAGCAGGCCGTGAAGTTTTTGAAATCACCAAAGGCGACATTTTATATCAAGGCAAAACACTACTTGATCTTTCACCTGAAGAGCGCGCCCGTGAAGGAGTTTTTCTTGCGTTTCAATATCCCATTGAGATTCCAGGTGTGGGGAATACATATTTTCTTAAAGCGGCACTTAATGCCGTACGTAAACACAAAGGACTCCCAGAACTTGATGCTATTGAATTT from Oligoflexia bacterium includes:
- the sufC gene encoding Fe-S cluster assembly ATPase SufC, coding for MVNSLLSIKDLHAKVPGKDILKGLNLEVKPGEVHAIMGPNGSGKSTLAGVLAGREVFEITKGDILYQGKTLLDLSPEERAREGVFLAFQYPIEIPGVGNTYFLKAALNAVRKHKGLPELDAIEFLKLAKEKMNLVQIDKKLMERAVNQGFSGGEKKRNEIFQMAILE